Genomic DNA from Niallia circulans:
ACCTACACCAGCAACAACCCTTGTCGTACAGATTGATCCTGGACCAATACCTACTTTAACAACATCTGCCCCTGCTTCTATAAGTGCTTTTGTGCCTTCTGCAGTTGCCACGTTTCCAGCGATAATAGTTAATTCAGGGAAAGCATTTCTAATATCTCTTATACCGTCTAAAACGCCTTTTGAATGGCCGTGTGCTGTATCGATTACGATAGCATCGACTTGGGATTTAACAAGGAGTTCAACTCGTTTAATTGCATCAGCTGTAACACCGACAGCCGCACCTACAAGCAGTCTGCCCTGTGCATCCTTCGCAGAATTAGGAAACTCAATTACCTTTTCAATATCTTTGATTGTAATAAGGCCTTTTAAGACTCCATCCTCATTGATAAGAGGCAATTTTTCAATTTTATGTTTTTGCAGAATCTTCTCTGCTTCGTCCAATGTTGTACCAACTGGAGCCGTTACTAAGTCTTCCTTAGTCATTACATCGCTAATTTTAATGGAAAAGTCTTCTATGAAGCGTAAATCTCTATTTGTTAAGATACCAACTAATTTTTGATCATCATTATTGTTAACAATAGGTACACCAGAAATACGGTATTTGCCCATTAGATGTTCAGCATCAAATACTTGATGATCTGGAGTTAAGAAGAATGGATCAGTAATAACGCCACTCTCTGAGCGTTTAACTTTATCTACTTGCTCAGCTTGCTGCTCAATTGACATGTTTTTATGGATAATACCCATTCCACCTTGTCTTGCAATAGCTATAGCCATTTCTGCCTCTGTAACAGTATCCATTCCAGCACTAATCAACGGAATGTTTAATTTTAAATTCGGTGCCAATTCCACTTTTAAGCTGACATCTCTTGGTAAAACTTCTGATTTAGCTGGTATCAATAAAACATCATCAAAGGTTAAACCTTCTTTAGCAAACTTACTTTCCCACATTTTAACGCCTCCAATTAGTAAAAAAATATTATTAGTAGGTTATCAATTGGACAAAATACTGTCAAGGTTAGTTTAATAAGTTTCATTTTTCAAAAAATTCAGGAGGCAATACATATGTACAGTTCCTACAAGGATTGGGATTCATTTAGCTGCTTTTTTTCAGCAGAATACTCCCAGCTTTTTCTAAAAAAATGTTATAAATTACTTCATACAAATGAAGTCGAAACAAAGAGCTATCAAAACTGTTATCCATTTATTTATTTTCTAGAGCATGGCAAGCTCTATTACCAACAGGCCCTTAACTCACCAATTAGTATACAGCCTGTTTTACTATTTTATGGATTTGTTCACTTAATTAAAGCATGTCTACTTACAATAGATCCGTCTTACCCAAGCAGTACCTCTGTACTGGCACATGGTGTATCAACAAGAAAAAGAAAAAAGCAGCAGTACTTATTTTTTAAGGACGAAATAAAAATCCAAAAAAATGGTCTGTTTACCTGTATGTCTGAGAATATGTTTCAATTTCCTTCAATCGAGGGAGAGAAATTCCAAATGGGAGAACTTTTGCAACAAATACCTGAACTTAGTGATCTATTTCATATATTTACAGGTAATCCTTCCTTCCTACCAGTTTCCTTTTCAAACACAGAGGCAATTATTCCTTCTAAGATTTTAGACAGCTACTTTATGAGTAAAGATCGCTTTCAACATTATTTGGAGTCACAGCTTGAAAACCCAATCAGGAATATTAAACCATGTAAGACGAGTATTGAAGTTGCTTTTTCTGAACCTGTAAAACCAGTTCCTCCCTTTTACTACAATGTGATGGATAACAAACACTATATTCCAATAGAAAAACGAAGTGTACAACTGCCAGAAATTTTGGTGCATTACTTATTATTATATAATTTAAGCATGATTGCCAGATACGAAATAGAGTGGTGGAGTGAGCTTCTCAAGACAATGCCAAATCAGGATTATCCGTATATTGAATCTTTTCTATCGATTGCAGCCAAAAAAGGGCCTCAACTCATTTATAACTTTTTAGCGAAAAAAATGTAGCTGAATTTCAACTTTATCTCCAAAAGCATTGCAAAAAAGCATCTAGTAATGTACTAGATGCTTTTGTTCGTGCCTGGCGACGTCCTACTCTCACAGGGGGAGAGCCCCCAACTACCATCGGCGCTGAGAAGCTTAACTTCCGTGTTCGGTATGGGAACGGGTGTGACCTTCTCGCTATCGCCACCAGACTATTATGTTTTTATGAGTTGTTCTCTCAAAACTAAATCATATAAGAAGAAAAGCAAGAACCAAGTAATCTTTTGTCCAGCTTCAAAAGCCAAATCGTACGGCTGTTTCACTCACTCACACACAGTCTTACGACTGCTATTCGTGTGCTCCAACACCCTACCGATTTAAGCGGTCTTTTTCCGCTTTTCATTTTAGTTAAGTCCTCGATCTATTAGTATTTGTCAGCTCCACATGTCACCATGCTTCCACCTCAAACCTATCAACCTGATCATCTTTCAGGGATCTTACTAGCTTACGCTATGGGAAATCTCATCTCGAGGGGGGCTTCATGCTTAGATGCTTTCAGCACTTATCCCTTCCGCACATAGCTACCCAGCTATGCCTTTGGCAAGACAACTGGTACACCAGCGGTGCGTCCATCCCGGTCCTCTCGTACTAAGGACAGCTCCTCTCAAATTTCCTACGCCCACGACGGATAGGGACCGAACTGTCTCACGACGTTCTGAACCCAGCTCGCGTACCGCTTTAATGGGCGAACAGCCCAACCCTTGGGACCGACTACAGCCCCAGGATGCGATGAGCCGACATCGAGGTGCCAAACCTCCCCGTCGATGTGGACTCTTGGGGGAGATAAGCCTGTTATCCCCGGGGTAGCTTTTATCCGTTGAGCGATGGCCCTTCCATGCGGAACCACCGGATCACTAAGCCCGACTTTCGTCCCTGCTCGACTTGTAGGTCTCGCAGTCAAGCTCCCTTGTGCCTTTACACTCTACGAATGATTTCCAACCATTCTGAGGGAACCTTTGGGCGCCTCCGTTACTTTTTAGGAGGCGACCGCCCCAGTCAAACTGCCCACCTGACACTGTCTCCCACCCCGATAAGGGGTGCGGGTTAGAATGTCAATACAGCCAGGGTAGTATCCCACCAATGCCTCCACCGAAGCTGGCGCTCCGGCTTCCAAGGCTCCTACCTATCCTGTACAAGCTGTACCAAAATTCAATATCAGGCTACAGTAAAGCTCCACGGGGTCTTTCCGTCCTGTCGCGGGTAACCTGCATCTTCACAGGTACTATAATTTCACCGAGTCTCTCGTTGAGACAGTGCCCAGATCGTTACACCTTTCGTGCGGGTCGGAACTTACCCGACAAGGAATTTCGCTACCTTAGGACCGTTATAGTTACGGCCGCCGTTTACTGGGGCTTCAATTCAGAGCTTCGCGCGAACGCTAACCCCTCCTCTTAACCTTCCAGCACCGGGCAGGTGTCAGCCCCTATACTTCGCCTTACGGCTTCGCAGAGACCTGTGTTTTTGCTAAACAGTCGCCTGGGCCTATTCACTGCGGCTCTCTCGGGCTTGCACCCAAAAGAGCACCCCTTCTCCCGAAGTTACGGGGTCATTTTGCCGAGTTCCTTAACGAGAGTTCTCTCGCTCACCTTAGGATTCTCTCCTCGCCTACCTGTGTCGGTTTGCGGTACGGGCACCTTGAATCTCGCTAGAGGCTTTTCTTGGCAGTGTGGAATCAGGAACTTCGGTACTATATTTCCCTCGCCGTCACAGCTCCGCCTTCACGGTAATGGGATTTGCCTCATTACCAGCCTAACTGCTTGGACGTGCTAATCCAACAGCACGCTTACCCTATCCTCCTGCGTCCCCCATCGCTCAAACGATTCATAAGGTGGTACAGGAATATCAACCTGTTGTCCATCGCCTACGCTCTTCAGCCTCGGCTTAGGTCCCGACTAACCCTGAGTGGACGAGCCTTCCTCAGGAAACCTTAGGCATTCGGTGGATGAGATTCTCACTCATCTTTCGCTACTCATACCGGCATTCTCACTTCTAAGCGCTCCACCAGTCCTTACGGTCTAGCTTCAACGCCCTTAGAACGCTCTCCTACCACTGACATCATAGATGTCAATCCACAGCTTCGGTGATACGTTTAGCCCCGGTACATTTTCGGCGCAGAGTCACTCGACCAGTGAGCTATTACGCACTCTTTAAATGGTGGCTGCTTCTAAGCCAACATCCTGGTTGTCTAAGCAACTCCACATCCTTTTCCACTTAACGTATACTTTGGGACCTTAGCTGGTGGTCTGGGCTGTTTCCCTCTTGACTACGGATCTTATCACTCGCAGTCTGACTCCCAAGGATAAGTATTTGGCATTCGGAGTTTGTCTGAATTCGGTAACCCGATGGGGGCCCCTAGTCCAAACAGTGCTCTACCTCCAATACTCTTACCTTGAGGCTAGCCCTAAAGCTATTTCGGAGAGAACCAGCTATCTCCAAGTTCGATTGGAATTTCTCCGCTACCCACACCTCATCCCCGCACTTTTCAACGTGCGTGGGTTCGGGCCTCCATCCAGTGTTACCTGGACTTCACCCTGGACATGGGTAGATCACCTGGTTTCGGGTCTACGACCACATACTCTATCGCCCTATTCAGACTCGCTTTCGCTGCGGCTCCGTCTCTTCAACTTAACCTTGCATGTAATCGTAACTCGCCGGTTCATTCTACAAAAGGCACGCTATCACCCATTAATGGGCTCTAACTACTTGTAGGCACACGGTTTCAGGATCTATTTCACTCCCCTTCCGGGGTGCTTTTCACCTTTCCCTCACGGTACTGGTTCACTATCGGTCACTAGGGAGTATTTAGCCTTGGGAGATGGTCCTCCCTGCTTCCGACGGGATTTCTCGTGTCCCGCCGTACTCAGGATCCACTCAGGAGGGAACGAAGTTTCGACTACAGGGTTTTTACCTTCTGTGACTGGCCTTTCCAGACCTATTCATCTACCCCGTTCCTTTGTAACTCCATGTAGAGTGTCCTACAACCCCAAGAGGCAAGCCTCTTGGTTTGGGCTAATCCCGTTTCGCTCGCCGCTACTAAGGGAATCGCGTTTGCTTTCTCTTCCTCCGGGTACTTAGATGTTTCAGTTCCCCGGGTCTGCCTTCTGTTACTCTATGTATTCAAGTAACGATGCTATCCCATTACGGATAGCGGGTTTCCCCATTCGGAAATCTCCGGATCAAAGCTTACTTACAGCTCCCCGAAGCATATCGGTGTTAGTCCCGTCCTTCATCGGCTCCTAGTGCCAAGGCATCCACCGTGCGCCCTTTCTAACTTAACTTGATTCGGCTAAAGATAAACTTCGCATCTTTTCGTCAGCTTCTTCGCTGTGCTCCTCACGTACTCACATACGCTCCGGTGCTCACTCCGTCGCTTCCTCGACCTGCTCGTTTCTCTTTACCCTCAATTTCTCTAATTAATAGAGAATCTAAGATGGCGATTACTCGGTTTAATCTTGGTTTTTCTTCTATATGATTTAGTTTTCAAAGAACAAAATTGCAAAAAAAAATGGTGGAGCCTAGCGGGATCGAACCGCTGACCTCCTGCGTGCAAGGCAGGCGCTCTCCCAGCTGAGCTAAGGCCCCGTATTTATTTTTTTTCGTTATATGGTGGGCCTAAATGGACTCGAACCATCGACCTCACGCTTATCAGGCGTGCGCTCTAACCAGCTGAGCTATAGGCCCATATAAGAAAGCATTGCTCTCTCAAAACTGAACAACAAACTGTCAACAATCTATGAATGGAATAAATCCATTTTCCTTAGAAAGGAGGTGATCCAGCCGCACCTTCCGATACGGCTACCTTGTTACGACTTCACCCCAATCATCTATCCCACCTTAGGCGGCTGGCTCCCAAAAGGGTTACCCCACCGACTTCGGGTGTTACAAACTCTCGTGGTGTGACGGGCGGTGTGTACAAGGCCCGGGAACGTATTCACCGCGGCATGCTGATCCGCGATTACTAGCGATTCCAGCTTCATGTAGGCGAGTTGCAGCCTACAATCCGAACTGAGAATGGTTTTATGGGATTGGCTCGACCTCGCGGTTTTGCTGCCCTTTGTACCATCCATTGTAGCACGTGTGTAGCCCAGGTCATAAGGGGCATGATGATTTGACGTCATCCCCACCTTCCTCCGGTTTGTCACCGGCAGTCACCTTAGAGTGCCCAACTGAATGCTGGCAACTAAGATCAAGGGTTGCGCTCGTTGCGGGACTTAACCCAACATCTCACGACACGAGCTGACGACAACCATGCACCACCTGTCATCCTGTCCCCCGAAGGGGAACGTCCTATCTCTAGGATTGTCAGGAGATGTCAAGACCTGGTAAGGTTCTTCGCGTTGCTTCGAATTAAACCACATGCTCCACCGCTTGTGCGGGCCCCCGTCAATTCCTTTGAGTTTCAGCCTTGCGGCCGTACTCCCCAGGCGGAGTGCTTAATGCGTTTGCTGCAGCACTAAAGGGCGGAAACCCTCTAACACTTAGCACTCATCGTTTACGGCGTGGACTACCAGGGTATCTAATCCTGTTTGCTCCCCACGCTTTCGCGCCTCAGCGTCAGTTACAGACCAAAGAGTCGCCTTCGCCACTGGTGTTCCTCCACATCTCTACGCATTTCACCGCTACACGTGGAATTCCACTCTTCTCTTCTGCACTCAAGTCCCCCAGTTTCCAATGACCCTCCACGGTTGAGCCGTGGGCTTTCACATCAGACTTAAAGGACCGCCTGCGCGCGCTTTACGCCCAATAATTCCGGACAACGCTTGCCACCTACGTATTACCGCGGCTGCTGGCACGTAGTTAGCCGTGGCTTTCTGGTTAGGTACCGTCAAGGTACGAGCAGTTACTCTCGTACTTGTTCTTCCCTAACAACAGAGTTTTACGATCCGAAAACCTTCATCACTCACGCGGCGTTGCTCCGTCAGACTTTCGTCCATTGCGGAAGATTCCCTACTGCTGCCTCCCGTAGGAGTCTGGGCCGTGTCTCAGTCCCAGTGTGGCCGATCACCCTCTCAGGTCGGCTACGCATCGTCGCCTTGGTGAGCCGTTACCTCACCAACTAGCTAATGCGCCGCGGGCCCATCTGTAAGTGACAGCGTAAACCATCTTTCAGCTTTCCTACATGAGTAGAAAAGGATTATCCGGTATTAGCTCCGGTTTCCCGAAGTTATCCCAGTCTTACAGGCAGGTTGCCCACGTGTTACTCACCCGTCCGCCGCTAACTTAAAAAGCAAGCTTTTTAAGTCCGCTCGACTTGCATGTATTAGGCACGCCGCCAGCGTTCGTCCTGAGCCAGGATCAAACTCTCCGATAAAGAGTAAGATTAGCTCAAATGCTAAA
This window encodes:
- the guaB gene encoding IMP dehydrogenase; translated protein: MWESKFAKEGLTFDDVLLIPAKSEVLPRDVSLKVELAPNLKLNIPLISAGMDTVTEAEMAIAIARQGGMGIIHKNMSIEQQAEQVDKVKRSESGVITDPFFLTPDHQVFDAEHLMGKYRISGVPIVNNNDDQKLVGILTNRDLRFIEDFSIKISDVMTKEDLVTAPVGTTLDEAEKILQKHKIEKLPLINEDGVLKGLITIKDIEKVIEFPNSAKDAQGRLLVGAAVGVTADAIKRVELLVKSQVDAIVIDTAHGHSKGVLDGIRDIRNAFPELTIIAGNVATAEGTKALIEAGADVVKVGIGPGSICTTRVVAGVGVPQITAVYDCATEARKHGKAIIADGGIKYSGDIVKALAAGGHAVMLGSLLAGVSESPGETEIFQGRRFKVYRGMGSVSAMEKGSKDRYFQEDNKKFVPEGIEGRLPYKGPLSDTIYQLVGGIRSGMGYCGSKDLQELREHSQFVKMTGAGLRESHPHDVQITKEAPNYSIS
- a CDS encoding YaaC family protein, which codes for MYSSYKDWDSFSCFFSAEYSQLFLKKCYKLLHTNEVETKSYQNCYPFIYFLEHGKLYYQQALNSPISIQPVLLFYGFVHLIKACLLTIDPSYPSSTSVLAHGVSTRKRKKQQYLFFKDEIKIQKNGLFTCMSENMFQFPSIEGEKFQMGELLQQIPELSDLFHIFTGNPSFLPVSFSNTEAIIPSKILDSYFMSKDRFQHYLESQLENPIRNIKPCKTSIEVAFSEPVKPVPPFYYNVMDNKHYIPIEKRSVQLPEILVHYLLLYNLSMIARYEIEWWSELLKTMPNQDYPYIESFLSIAAKKGPQLIYNFLAKKM